In Calothrix sp. PCC 6303, the sequence TGACACTGGATGGGGACAAGGATATGGGTTGCCGCAGTCAGGCTGATAATGCTGAGTAACCCTAGTGACGGCGGACAATCAATCAAAATAAAATCGTAGTCATCAAGTACGGGTGCGAGTGCATTTTTTAGGCGATACTCGCGGGACATTGCACCACTCAGTTGCATCTCAGCAGCAGCTAAATTTATATCGGCAGGGACGAGGGATAAACCGTTGATGGATTCAGGATAGATGGGAAGTGGTTTGTTGTTAACAATTGCGTTATAAATACTTGTCTCTAACTCATCAGGTTCTAGCCCCATAAACATTGTTAAAGATGCCTGCGGGTCCATATCCACAAGCAGGACGCGAGTGTTCTTTTTTTGGGACAGATGGTAGCCGAGGTTTTGGGTCAGGGTTGTTTTGGCAACGCCACCACTTTGGTTAAATAAGGCAATGATGTGGGTTTGGCTCACGATTTTTATGATTTACTTCGCTATTAAATCCTAGAGGATGGGGTTATTTTAACGAAGGGAGTGATTTTATACAATTATTTAAAAGCTGGAAAATTATCCTTGATAATTTATGATAACTTTCATCCTCTTACTTATCCCACCTTTTCCCAATTGGCGCAACATAGCTCAGTTGAATACTAAGGTTCTGTAGAATCAAAGTCAGGACTTATGCCAGTTGGCAGGACTGTTATGGATTCCCCTTACCTTTCGGTATGGTGGCATTAGCTTCTGGAAGCATCCTATACCCTCTGAATAATTAGGCTTCCCTTACGGGTCGCTTACTGGGAGTATAATCCCAGACTTCATAGGGGTTATCACGTTACGCACGGATGAGATTCAATTGGTTTGGGTGCCCTCTCTACACCGGAGTATCGATGTCCCAGTTCAACCAAATTGGGGAGTTGAACCTTTGTCTGAATGTTTTTGGGGCATTCAGTGCATTTACTCGTATCACCGTATCAGCCTTTTCGATGACTATTTCTAACGATGCCTCATAAAGGGTTCATTTACATTCACCCATCCAATCTTTCCTTTGCCCGGTTACATTTTTAGGCTAAATGCTTCCTTGGGCTTTACTTCCCGCTTCACACATTACCGTTACCAGTAATGCATGGGGAGGTTAGGAACAACCTTGGACACTAAGTTGGAGGAGACGGCTCCTCACTCATCTATTGGAAGCTTTATATGTAGGGGCTTCCAGCCCTTCGTGCGTCTTCGTGTCGCACCCAAAACGGGAAAATTGTACGCTAAGGAATTAGTGTAGCTCCTAAAAACCTTGCCAGACAATCGTTTCAGCTTGACTAAAAGTTAGATTTTTTCATTCTCAAAGGACGCAAATTATCAATGCTACTTACCGACTTAAGATTCGCGTGCGAGTAGCATTGGAACCAAAATGTACGCTAACGACTGATTCCTGCGATAACAATAAAATTTCTACCTTCTTCAATGCTTCATTGTCATCAATAATTAAGGCTTTGAGCGTATTTTTCCTGTGATAAAGATTGTTATCACAGGAATAGTTAGATTTTAATATAACGGCTTAAACTGAGTGACAGCAAGCATCTTGGGCTTAACGTACATTCCTGTTCCAATGCTACTCGCGGGCGAGATTCCAAATATAATCGCCAGTCAAATTGATATGTTCCCATCCCATTGGTGATAAATGTTGCAAGTATTCATCCGGGATAATTACACCCTCCGACTTCAACAAATTAACCGCATTCTCCAAATACACCGTATTCCAAAGCACAATCGCCGCAACAGCCAAATTCAAACCGCTCGCACGTAAAGATTGGTCTTCAAATGAACGGTCGCGCACTTCTCCCAAACGGTGGAAGAAAACCGCTCTCGACAACGAGTTTTTCAATTCTCCCTTGTTAAGTTCGCTCGTAGCTTTACGTCGTAACTGAGGACTTTGCAACCAATAAAGAGTGAACAATGTCCTCTCAATTCTTCCTACTTCCCGCAACGCGATCGCTAATTTGTTTTGACGAGGATATGACGCTAACTTACGCATCATCAAAGAAGCTGTAACTGTTCCAATTGAAATGGAAGTAGCCAGTCGGAGAACATCATCCCAGCAAGCAGCAATTAATTTGACATTAATTTTCTCACCCAAAAGTGATGACAAAGGAGAGTTTTTATTAACACCATCAAAAGTATGCAACTTCTTAGAAGCTAAATCGCGCATACGGGGACAAAAACGAAACCCCAGTAGATGACATATACCAAATACATGGTCAGTAAAACCATTAGTATCAGTAAAATGTTCTTCTATTTTTAAGTCAGTTTCGTGATACATTAAACCATCCACAACATGAGTTGCATCCCTATCGGTGGCATAAATCACGTTTGTATGGAATGGTCCATACTGGTCGGAAATATGCGTGTAGAATGTCACGCTTCTATCAGTTCCATATTTAGCATTAATCTCTTCATTAAAGCTTTTCGGTCCAGCAGCCTTAAATCGTTGACCATCGCTTGAAGAAGTTTTCCCATCACCCCAATAAGCAGAAAATAGAATTTTGGTATGAAAATTAATTATCTCTGCTAGAGCCTTTGAATATGTTTCGTCACGAATATAGGGGTTTGTACAAAAAACCCCAGTCACAGTTGATGTGGCTCAACAAAAAGTTTCAGAAGACTTGGCTAATCAGGCGAAAAACAATCCTACAGTAATGGGCAAACTTGCAAAGTGGGGGTAATCTTTAGCGGATACAGCGAGTAAAACTTCTGTGAGCGAAGCTACAAAAATTGTCTTGACTACGGCCCTGCGCTTGGTAGGTATTCCTTTACCGTAAGAAGTATAGCCAGCAAATGCATCCTAACAAAGTCTAGGAATTAGCCTAAAACTAATAAAATTCAAAAATATTGTTACAATTGTCTCTTTAAATCCGTAAGAATATTGTAGCTATTAGAAATTATACTTTTCTTTTGTTGCTCAAAAACAGTTACCTCTGATAAGTTTATTTTATTTGCAATTTGAATAACAATACGCTCTCGCTCGTCAACAAATAGTTTTAATAACTCTTGCTCTACATACTGTGTATGGTTTTTAACACTTCTACGAACATATTTATTTAAGTCATCAACTAAGCTTCTTATAAATTTTTTTAATTCATTTTTATACTTCTCTAAAGCAGAACCAACACGCTCTTCAAAGGTAGCTCCTTGGCATTCATTTAAACTAAAACTAATACGCTCTATTTCATCACCATATTGAAAAAACAAAGCATCTGCCAAACCCTTTAAACGCATTTCGATATCCCGTTTACCTAGCTTATCTTCTAAAAGTTTTAACAAAGATTCAGGCAAGTAATCTTTATTTACCTCTTTAAGTTCTAAGAGAAGTCTGCCAAGACTATTAAGGAAAAATTCCTCAACAGCTACAACTAATTTATCTCTCATTAAAAAAGTCAGTTCTAATTTATCTATTACTTCTGATGGCAGACGACTTAGAAGACCGTCGTTATCATATCCAGAACGTAATTTATTAGTTACATCTCGACTAAGTTGTAAAATAATTCTAGAAATTTCTTGTTCTATCTGAATCGTATTAGATTCCTTCCAAAAATCAATTTTGCCAACATTTCGCATCTGGATTCCAAAACGTTCAACTTTCCCTTCTAGATTTCCAATAAAAGCATTTACCTGCTTATCTACTTCGACAGATTGAATTTCTATTTCAAAATTATCTTTTTTGCCGTACATCGTATAGTCAGGTATTAAAAGTTTCTGAAGTCTTAAAACTTCTTGTAAAAGTTCACTTTTAGCATTTTTTATAAATTCATCTTGAGCCACAGTGCCAAGATAATTGAATAAAGAATCAACAAAATTCAAAAATGACTTAATTTCGTCATAGTTTAATAGGTTTTTTATCTCTTCTTTGGATAAATCATCTAAACCATTTGAGGTCAAGCTTCTCAAGTAGCTACTTTTTTGTTCCTTAAGTTTTTTAGTTTCACTGAGAGTTTCATCTGCCATGCAACTTAAATAAAAGTAATTCAAAGCAGTGAATTTAAAAAAACGATTGTCAGTTATATTAAAACTATAGTCTTTAATTTTTTTATAAAAATTTGCATCCTCTTCTTTCTTTTGATGGTCGTTTAAAGTTTCCCACTGATTAATTACCCAAAAAGACCTTTGCAAAATAGTAGGATTTACTCTATTTATTTCTTCAAGAAATTTTATTTCTTCTCCTTCAAGTAAACTCTTAGGCTTCATACAAACCACAAAAGCTTTTGCTTTATGCTGTACATATTCTTTTGTAAATTTGATATGTCGCTCATTAGCGACAGCTAATCCAGGAAGATCGACTAAAACAACATGATCTGGTATGTTTATATTTTTAATTGCTACTTCAATTCTATCTATAAAAAGAGCTTCTTCATGTCCTTCAACATAATGTGTTAATGCGTCAATTGCAATAATTTTTGTTGCCGATTGATATTTTCCCCATCCATCAAATAGTTTTTGAAGTGTTTCAAGAGGCTTTGATTCAATCTTATTGCCAATTTTATTTTCATATTCTGAAATATCTTTTTTTAATTTTTCTAATAATTTATTTCTGATTTCTTGAGATGTTAATACAATATTTTCATTAAAAATATCTTTATCAATTTTTTTTCTTATTTGGGTACACAGTTCATTACACAATTGATTTTTAGCATCTTCATCTATATAGTATATATTTGCTATATCTTTTTCACCTTTGCGTATAATTGTTGGAAATGCTGTAGTAGAATTAACGGCTTCAGGAAGAATCTCTCTTTTAAAAATTGCGTTAATAATGGTTGATTTACCTGCTGAGAAAGAACCTAAAAAAGCCACAGGAAATTCCTCCTGCTCCAACCTGCTAATCCAACCATTCTTGTTTTCTATGTGTGATTTTGTCGTTTCGTCAATTTTTATATAAGGTTCAACATCATGGTATGCATTAAAAAACTTTTTAAATTGACTAATAACGATCCAATTCGTAGTTTGGTTATCGATATACTCAACATTCAATGTATTACTATCCGAGTATTCTCGTTTTGCAGACTCAACCTTATTCTTCTCCGAATCAACTGATTGTTGAGACATCATACGATTTTTGATTTCATTCAAGTTTTCCATAATTTACACCCCCTAATTTAGCTAGAAATAAAATCGAAATGAAGCAATAACAGCTTCTAGATTTTGTTATTGCTTCAATTAATTTTCTTGCAATTAATAAATAGATTTTTATTAATAATCAAGAATTAGGATCAATAGCTCTAAGTAAAACTTCTTTGAATGTTAATTCTTCATTCTCTATATCTAACAATGACACTGTAGTTACAATGTCATACTTAGCACCCATACTCTTAAGTTCATCATCTAAAAAATTTAGAAAATCAGCAGCCTCTTTTTCATTTCCAATTTGGATAAAACAAATAGCTAACTCTTTTTCTTTCTCTATATCTTGAGTTGCTTGAATAATTACCTTAGCAACCTTCTCTTGATCATCTGGCTTTCCATCAGTAACAACTAAAATAGTTTCTCCATCACGTTTGTTCTCTGGTTTTATCTTCCTTTGCAAATAGTTTTGAAGAGCATCTTGTAAAACTTCTGCTAGTGCTGTATTGCCTTTAGGTTCATTTTCCGAAAATATCTGCTCAACTTTACTAGAATTAACATTATCGTAACGTTTAAAATTTCTAGAAAAAGTATATATAGTTATGCCATCTGGGTCAAACTCTTCACATTTACTAGCTAAAGCAAATGTTGACTCCTCCATTAAATTCCATCGGCTTTTATTACCTTCTTGGTCTTTTTTGGACATGCTACCACTCTTGTCAATAATCAGTGTGTAGTCCCGATTTTCTAGCATGGTTTACCCTTTATTTTTATTATTTTATATTTTGGATGGCACAGTGTATGGCTTCATTAATGATACCAGCCTTAGAGGCGGGAAACCCCGCCCTCACTGAGACAATTTATTTCTTGAATATTCCCCCTTAAGAGCTAGCTGCTCCAATAGCTATAATCACCCCTACTCCGGTTACAGCAATCGTAACGACTGGGATTTGATGGGTTGTCACGAAATCAAAACCCATAACCACAAGAACCAACACTAACAAGAGTCCGCAAAACGCACATAGTCCATCCATCGCTTCGTACCTCTTAGTTAATAAATAACTAAGTATCACTTCAGTAGCATTTGAAAAAATTTCGTAAAAATATCACTCAAAAAAATCAAGGTTTCATGACAAGAAGCAAGAAAACATCACCGCTCTCGTTCCTGTTCTGGATGTCCTAGTGGTCTGTCAAGCTAAAAATTGTGAGTTTGAGGGAAAATAGAGAGGCTAAAGGGCATTTTTTAAAGCTCAACTGAAGTTTTTTGTCCAATTAATGCGATCGCACAACTTCATGTCGCGTATCTTGGCTCAATACCTATTTGATTAAAAAACCTCCCAATCAAAACCTGGGCAACACCGTACCCGTCCCCGCATCCTTCTTCGCTCGCACATAAGCCTTCGTCGTATCACTCTTACTGTGCCCCAATTGATTCTGCACCTCAAAAACATTCTTATGCTCAATCGCCCGCGTCGCATGGGAATGCCTCAACCAGTGACAAGAAAACTTCACCTTCGCCGCTTCGGAAATATCCTGAATCATCCTTTTAATCGCCCTATCGCTCAACGGCAAACCCCTCTTCGTCGGGTTCCGTGACACATTCGCAAACACAGGCATCCTATCACCAGCCATCCCCCGGTACTTCTTGAAAGCCCTCGAAGTCTCGTGGTCCAACCCAATCTCCCGGTACTTTCCCCCCTTCCCCCGGAACTTAATCGTATAGTAGCCCCGGTTCCTATCCGCCAACGTCGGGTCGGGAAACCACTGAAAATTGTGCCAATATAACCCCGGATAATCCTCCCTCGGTTTCCCCGGTTCATCACCCGGAACCGTCACCCTACCAACCTCCCCCACCCGCATCCCACTATAAAACAGCAGTGAAAACACCAACCAATACTTCCCCCCCATATCCTTCGCAGCCTTACCCAGCTTCGCCATCTCCCAATCTTCCAGATAGCGCTCTGCCTTCGGTAAATCGCTAAAGTTATCGTAATTGATACTACTAGCAATATTCCTTAAAAAATAGCCACAACTCTCAGCAGTCCCATAACTCCATAGAGAACGCAACATCAAAATCTGGTTAGATTTAGTATAAGGGGAAACCTCACCCCAACTATGAATAAACTCCAGTAACAATGGTTGCTGCACCAAACGCAAATCTCCGATTCCCCGATTCCGTACCCAATCGAGTAATTTCTGACCAAATCGATAGTATTTCCGCTTAGTCTGCTCCCGATTTTGCGACCCCGCCCAAGCCAAAATCATCTCCTCATCACTACCCACAGCCGGAGTTCCGTAATAATACTCACGAATTACCTCCTCCACCATCTCCGGCGTAACTTTACCCCTTTGGTAATTAATTACACCTGACTGCTCCTTCGTCGGGAGAATTTCGACCTTCAAGACCTCAATATTGTTCGCATCCATGTGGAAAAAACGGTTACTCAAACGTTTATTTATTACTTCCTGGAAGTGCAGTTACAGGAATCATACAATTGATTCTACCCTTATGTGTATTCGCGGTCATCTATATTCCCTACTCTCTGCCCTTGAACTATTAATCAAATAATCCTTTTTCTCCCTTATTTCTGATATTCTGATAGCATTGCTATCTTGTTGATAGCGCGATTCATTTAGAGATTAAAATACAGTTAGCGTATAGTCGGATTTAGTGAGAGAAGAGATTCTATGATGAATTTACAAGAAATCATTAATTCTATTAACAGTTTGCCCACAGAGGAACGAGACTATTTATTTGAGTTTCTACGTAACAAAAAGGAGGAGTCTAGAGGGGATAATTTTTGGCAGGGATTACAAAAATTTAGAAAGGTAATCCAAAATGAGGGGATAATCTTTACTGATGAGGATTTTGCTGATTTACGAGATACTAGTGTGGGCAGAGAAATTGATTTATGAGCTTTAAATTCTTACTTGATACCAATATTCTCTCAGAGCCAGCACGTCCTATTCCTAATGCCAATGTTTTACACAAACTAGATATTCATCCGAAGTTGTTGTTTCTAGTGTTGTTGTTCATGAACTTTTACATGGTTGTTTACGGTTGCCAGAATCTAAGCGGCGAGAGTATCTTTAGAATTATATTCATGAATCTGTATTAAATTTACCAGTCTTTGATTATGATTTGAAGGCTGCACAATGGCACGCCCAAGAAAGAGCGAGATTATCCCAGATTGGTAAAACTCCTGCTTTTGTAGATGGTCAAATTGCGAGTATTGCTTATAGTAATAATTTAATTTTGGTAACTAATAATGTTTCTGATTTTGAATTTTTTAATAATTTAATGGTTGAAAATTGGTTTCAGATTTAACTTTATGTGAAATCTTGACCTCCGGGCAAAGTTGCCGGACTATTATATTCTGTCCCGGCACATTTGCGGAGTATCCCCCGTACCACTACGTGGAAGCAAGCTACGTCGTAAGCGGAGCGCTGCCGTCGGCTAGACGTTCCCGCAGGGTAGTTTGCTCTCTAAGCCCTTCTCTCCGTGGCTTTCACGTATATTCGCAGTCGTCTATTCATCTATATTCCCACTCTCTGTTAAGAACTATTAATCAAATCACCCTTTTTCTCTCTTATTTCTGATATTCTGATATCAATGCTATCTATTTGATAGCGTGATTCATTGCTAGCAATTGCGATATCACTATGTCCGACGAGAACAAACCCAGCCAAATGTTGCGCGTACCCACTCCTTTAATTGATGCGGTGAGGGAATTATCTCGGTTGCATCGGCAGGGAAAAACCAGTGAGGTGCTTTCTGGTTTGGATGATTTGATATTTACCTTGGAATTTAGCAGTGCTAGTCCTAAAAATTCTGCCCCTCAAGCTATATTGGAAATTTGCTCTAGGCTGGATAATTTAGAATCCCAGTTTTCGGGTTCCTCAAATAACAATGAGGTTTCATCGACTAAACGTCTCAATGATTTAGAGCAAAAAATAGACTCGATAAATAATCGGTTGACTCAATTTGCTGAGGCAATTATGCTGCTTCAAAGTAATATTAATAATCAACCAAGGCGAAGTAAGTCGTACAACAGTAATTCCTATTATAAAGGGCAATCTGTTAAGTTTCAGCCCATTACAGAAGAAAGTTTGGCTTCAAGGTTAGGGGTAACTCCAGAAAGTTTACGCAAGGAAAGGGAAAGTCAACCCGCACCACTTTTTTTTGCTTGGTCTAAGCGTAAGGATACTTCTGGTATTGGCTGGGAATTTAATGATAAAACAAATTTGTATCATCCAATTACTTGATAAAAATAAAACAATGAAGACCGACCAAGAAAGACAAGAATTAATTCAAGATATTATCGTACTGCTTTACCAAGCTTATGACAGCACTTTAGATAACATTCACGCGCTCTTAAAAAGAATCGATGATATGGAGGATGAAGAAGATTTACAAGCTATTCAAGAAGCTAGGGAAGATATACGTATTAACGGTACAGTGTCTTGGAATGAAATTAAGGAAGAAATAAGGAACGAAAGCAAAAAGAGTGATTTAATCTCAACATCAATATCAATTTAGATATTTATAGATAATTTTTATCCCCAAAAACTGCTATTTTATAACTTGATTACATGTCTATATAAGCGGAAATTAAATTTTTAATGGGGATATAAAATACTTTTATAAAACATATTATTATGACTTTTTTACCCTGAATAGCGGATAATTAAAATATTTGTTATGGTGTGAATTAATGATTCCGGAGTTTGACTCAAATGGCAATTTGCCACCAGGGGTGTATTTTTGCGAGTGGCAGGAGTTTAAGGAGCGATTTGGTAAAACTAGGCGGCGCGTGCTGTTAATGGCAGGATTAGAAATGGCAATGCAGGAATTAAAAACAGCAGGTTGCAGAGTTATTTACATCAATGGTAGCTTTGTGACAAGTGAGCCAAACCCCGGCGATTTTGATGCTTGTTATGATGACGAAACTGTAGATATTGAAAATCTGAGAATTAATGCTCCTCGACTGTTAAATCATTATGACCGTGCTGGACAAAAAGCTAAATATAAAGGAGAAATTTTTCCATCCAATCAACCTGTAGGTAGTTATGGAGATAATTCTTTCAACTTTTTTCAGTGTGACAGACGGGGCAATAAAAAAGGCATTATCGCTATAGATTTAATGAGGTGGGAACCATGATTAAAGATGAATTAGAGTATCGAGTTAGTCAAGAATGGGTTATTAAGTTTAAACAATCGCTCGCTGCTATGGATAATTCGTTCGAGTCAAAAATAAATGACTACGAGCGATGGCAACTAAACCGAAGCGCTTTACAATGTCATTTAGATAAATTAATCCAAGAAATTGCTGAATACGAAAGACTTATTAATTGTGATATTAGTCAACCAATTAAAATCAAAGTTAACAGTTTAAATGAACTGCCATTCGCTTTAATTAAAGCTAGGATTGCAGCAAAAATTAGTCTTGATGAACTTGCTTCGAGGTTGGGAATTGACATCGAACGAGTTGATGAGTATGAAAAAACTAATTACCAATGTGCTAGTTTTGCTGAAATCCTTGAAGTCAGTACAGTTTTAGGAGTGGAATTTGAAAGTGGGACGGTGCGGGTAGATTTTGAGGAAATAGAAAATGTGAAGCAAACTATCCTTAATTGGGATAGAAAAGGAGTTAATGTAACAACTACAACGTAAACTTTACTGACAACGGTTAGAAATTGAACTTCTCAAATCGCTATTAGTGCTGATTAGTCAGGTTTTGGCTAATAGCTAACCGCTTGGAGTATATAAACAAGAAAGATTTTATCGAAAATGGGACTAACAATTCATTATAAATTTAGTTTAAAGAATGCAACCATTACCCAGGCAAGGGAAAAAGTTGTCGCTTTACGCAATTTAGCTTTAAGGCTTCCTTTTCAAAGTGTTGATGAATTGGTGGAAATTGAAGGGGATGCTTGTCATTTTGATAAAAATAATTTTGATGACCCCCATGCTTTTATTAAAATTCGAGCATTAAAGCCAATAGAAATTGCAATGAATGGTTTTTCTTGGGAAAATCCTACCTATATTATTGGTTTTGATTCGCTTCCGGGAGAGGGTTCTGAAACTCCTATTTTTGGTTTGGCTAGCCACTCGTCCATTAAAGATATTAATGATTGGTCATGGACGAGTTTCTGTAAAACCCAATATGCGAGTAATCCCGAATATGGAGGTTTGGAGAATTTTCTTAAGTGCCATTTGCTGATTGTGAAAATGCTCGATGCAGCTTGCGAGTTGGGGATTACTTGCGATGTTAGCGATGAAACTGGTTATTGGGAAAATCGCAATATAGAAGAACTTGCAAGAATTATCCGCCAACACAATGTTTTAATTGCGGCTTTGACGGGTAAAATCAAAGATGATTTAGCTGAAGAAGGTATTGTTTCCCAGTCTCCTATTTTTGATTATCCTGATTTTGAGTATTTGGAAGCTGAGGGTAAACAATTGCCTGATTTTAAGTCGTAAGTAATTCTTGTTTTCTTCGTCAAAGGTTTGCTTGCTTTGCGATCGCTTTCTTTAAGGTCGGTAAAATAATGAAAGAACAGCAAAATTTAAATACATTATTTCCAGATAATCTAATCAGCCGTTCGGAAGCTGTGGAATTACTATTTGGTAAAGGAACCCTTGACAATAATGTACAAATTGAAGAAGAATCAGAGGTTGGAAATATTGGTGCCGGATTAGATTGGGGTAGTACGCAAGCTAAATTATTATTGAATCCTGGTTTATATTGGCGATTAAAGACGCTACGCATATCGCTTAACCGGGAAATCAGATTAACTATTGATAGTTGGGATTTAGGAATAGGTACTAATGCAGCAAAAGAGGTAGCGAGAACCTGTATTAAAGAAAAGTTAGCATCACCGTCGGCGGAAATAATTCCTCACCTTGAAGCTGTATTGAAACAAGATGATTTGTATGGTGAAGAATTTATAAGCGATCGCACAGTTTTACAATCCCTACTCGAACTACTTTTAACTGATTCTGATCGAGAAAAAATTGCCATCGCTGCGGCGTGAGTTCGGTACGCGAACAAATTATATATCGCGCTAAACTTATAAATAATGTGTAGAAGTATTTCATGAAATATAAGGCTTAAAAATTGCTGAATAAATTTATATTTTCGTGAGAATGGGTATATTTGGCTAATTAATTATTAAGTAATAAATCTGGTCTGTCTGCGGGATAATCAAACCAAAGCATATTGCTAAATTATCACGCAACCGAATCCAGTAAACCTGACATATTTAAGACTTTCTGCGAATATGCTTCTGCAACCCTTGCTACTTCTTCTCGGCGAGTATCATCTAACAAAATATTATCTAAATTTAGCTGCCAACGCGCAAGTTGAACTTGCATGTTAACCAGTTCTTCTGCTTGTTCTGGTTCAATTTCTGCTGCCGTCCACTCAATAAACCACTCTGTCTCGTCTATTACAACTTCCACACCTTTTTTGAACGCACTATTAAAAAAAGAGCGAACACGCGCTAAGTTAGAAGCTATATGTCCCAAGCGATGGGAAATATCTTCGTTTTGGAAACCTGCTTTTTTTTCATCTAAATTCGATTTGGTATCCACCGATTAATTCCTCTGTGAACAACTTCCCAGCAACCATCGCACCGGAGGGTGCGATGGACAGTGTACAAAGTCAATAGAGATGCAAGCAAACCCAAAAACCACTGCCAGAAATTAAATCAGCCTTAATGGAAAGTACCTGCTCGAAATACTTACTTAATCGGGGATGTTAGCAACCTGCAATAAACCGGACATTTCCAAAACGCGATCGCTCCACTTGGCTAAACTTGTATTCATGTTGAGAAATTCAGCTGACTCAATTGCAGCATTTGACCAACTTATACGCCAATCTTGGAGAAATTTTTGGAGTTGGGTAAACTCGGAACTACCGCTTTCTCGTTCCATTAAAGATGTATACAATACCGCTTCACCCAGTACCACCGAAACTACGGGATTATTAGCCTTATCGGTAAGCGACCAAGATTTTAAGCGTGCTAAAGATGACGCAAGCTCACCTAGCTGTTTTTGGCGACTTAAGCTTAAAAAGCTTTGTTCTATGGAATCCCAATTTGGCATTACTTTTCTCCAAGTAGGCTAACAATAATTTGGCTGATTTTTTCTCTTAACTCCGGCGACTCTACAACCATTGTACGGTTATTCTGGCTGGGGCGAATATTAATTATTGATTCAAAAACAATTGTTTGCGTGTAAGGAGTCCAGTCTGCTCCCCACAAATCGCACTGTCTGCTACCATCTTTTAATAATTCTTGCTCGCAAACAAGAATGTTTTTCGCTTCCACCTGCAAGTATTTCACGTTCAATATCGACAACTACCTTAATAAATACTCCCCATTGTTTCAACATTTCTACTATTTCTTCAGCAGTAGCATGTGACCTGATGATTAAAATCATTTTGTATAGCCTCGCATTCTTACTTGGTAATACCCAAGCGATTAGTAATTGATTTTTTAAAATCAGGATTTCATAATCCGAATATTTGAATAAAACCAAAGTATATTATCCTATTATTTGACGTAAAAATAGAAAAAAGTATAAATCATTTATAAAACAATTTAATCTAAAAAAAATAATCTTT encodes:
- a CDS encoding ParA family protein gives rise to the protein MSQTHIIALFNQSGGVAKTTLTQNLGYHLSQKKNTRVLLVDMDPQASLTMFMGLEPDELETSIYNAIVNNKPLPIYPESINGLSLVPADINLAAAEMQLSGAMSREYRLKNALAPVLDDYDFILIDCPPSLGLLSIISLTAATHILVPIQCQFKSFKGTELLLNTVAQVRSHTNPNLQFAGFVPTMYDGRTAQESRTVKAVQEQLSPLATVFPPVPKSIAFADASERRVPLALLDKSHSAVAILKKIALQLEKL
- a CDS encoding helix-turn-helix domain-containing protein; protein product: MIKDELEYRVSQEWVIKFKQSLAAMDNSFESKINDYERWQLNRSALQCHLDKLIQEIAEYERLINCDISQPIKIKVNSLNELPFALIKARIAAKISLDELASRLGIDIERVDEYEKTNYQCASFAEILEVSTVLGVEFESGTVRVDFEEIENVKQTILNWDRKGVNVTTTT
- a CDS encoding DUF5674 family protein, translated to MKYLQVEAKNILVCEQELLKDGSRQCDLWGADWTPYTQTIVFESIINIRPSQNNRTMVVESPELREKISQIIVSLLGEK
- a CDS encoding VWA domain-containing protein; the protein is MLENRDYTLIIDKSGSMSKKDQEGNKSRWNLMEESTFALASKCEEFDPDGITIYTFSRNFKRYDNVNSSKVEQIFSENEPKGNTALAEVLQDALQNYLQRKIKPENKRDGETILVVTDGKPDDQEKVAKVIIQATQDIEKEKELAICFIQIGNEKEAADFLNFLDDELKSMGAKYDIVTTVSLLDIENEELTFKEVLLRAIDPNS
- a CDS encoding DUF6932 family protein — protein: MIPEFDSNGNLPPGVYFCEWQEFKERFGKTRRRVLLMAGLEMAMQELKTAGCRVIYINGSFVTSEPNPGDFDACYDDETVDIENLRINAPRLLNHYDRAGQKAKYKGEIFPSNQPVGSYGDNSFNFFQCDRRGNKKGIIAIDLMRWEP
- a CDS encoding dynamin family protein, which translates into the protein MENLNEIKNRMMSQQSVDSEKNKVESAKREYSDSNTLNVEYIDNQTTNWIVISQFKKFFNAYHDVEPYIKIDETTKSHIENKNGWISRLEQEEFPVAFLGSFSAGKSTIINAIFKREILPEAVNSTTAFPTIIRKGEKDIANIYYIDEDAKNQLCNELCTQIRKKIDKDIFNENIVLTSQEIRNKLLEKLKKDISEYENKIGNKIESKPLETLQKLFDGWGKYQSATKIIAIDALTHYVEGHEEALFIDRIEVAIKNINIPDHVVLVDLPGLAVANERHIKFTKEYVQHKAKAFVVCMKPKSLLEGEEIKFLEEINRVNPTILQRSFWVINQWETLNDHQKKEEDANFYKKIKDYSFNITDNRFFKFTALNYFYLSCMADETLSETKKLKEQKSSYLRSLTSNGLDDLSKEEIKNLLNYDEIKSFLNFVDSLFNYLGTVAQDEFIKNAKSELLQEVLRLQKLLIPDYTMYGKKDNFEIEIQSVEVDKQVNAFIGNLEGKVERFGIQMRNVGKIDFWKESNTIQIEQEISRIILQLSRDVTNKLRSGYDNDGLLSRLPSEVIDKLELTFLMRDKLVVAVEEFFLNSLGRLLLELKEVNKDYLPESLLKLLEDKLGKRDIEMRLKGLADALFFQYGDEIERISFSLNECQGATFEERVGSALEKYKNELKKFIRSLVDDLNKYVRRSVKNHTQYVEQELLKLFVDERERIVIQIANKINLSEVTVFEQQKKSIISNSYNILTDLKRQL
- a CDS encoding tyrosine-type recombinase/integrase; its protein translation is MSNRFFHMDANNIEVLKVEILPTKEQSGVINYQRGKVTPEMVEEVIREYYYGTPAVGSDEEMILAWAGSQNREQTKRKYYRFGQKLLDWVRNRGIGDLRLVQQPLLLEFIHSWGEVSPYTKSNQILMLRSLWSYGTAESCGYFLRNIASSINYDNFSDLPKAERYLEDWEMAKLGKAAKDMGGKYWLVFSLLFYSGMRVGEVGRVTVPGDEPGKPREDYPGLYWHNFQWFPDPTLADRNRGYYTIKFRGKGGKYREIGLDHETSRAFKKYRGMAGDRMPVFANVSRNPTKRGLPLSDRAIKRMIQDISEAAKVKFSCHWLRHSHATRAIEHKNVFEVQNQLGHSKSDTTKAYVRAKKDAGTGTVLPRF